A stretch of DNA from Patescibacteria group bacterium:
CTTGATTTTCATCAATGTGATGCTGACCGGAGCGTTGGTGGATGCAAAGTTCCTTCACCTCTACCACGCATGCTTACCAGAAGACTGCGACTGCAGTGCACACCCGCCCATGTCCCCGACCGAGCTTGCATCGAGACCGACCCCGCAGCCGCCGCGGGTGATTGTATCTGCAGACCAAATGTACGCCATCACAGAATACACGACGAGCAGGTTCGAGGGCGGCTACTTCTACCTGTCGGGAATCCGCGAGACGGTCCCAACGGAGTGGAGGTTTGGGCAGGACTGGTGTGACTGGTCCCAGATCAGCCCGCACCTCCACAAGGCAAAAGGTTTGACCGTGGAGGTTGAGGTGAAGAGTACCAGTCTGGTTTTCCGTGTCCCAGACACAGATAAACCAAACTGGGAACCCTACATCTGGACCTGCTACCCACCCGCCCGCTGAACCCCCGCCTAACCCGAAACCGCCGAGCGGTGTGTTAAAGAAAGTGATCTAAAAAATCACGATCCCAAACACATCTCCCGGCGGTTTAGTTTTGCAAAAAACTCACTTTTTTGTAAATTGTACTTGACAAAAACTGCAAAAGACTTTTTTAGACAAAGGCGGTAAGGAATTTGTCCGCGCTTATGACTCTAACATTACCAACCATTATGTCAATTTTGGGCTGAAACACTACTTGATACAAAAAAGGAATTCGCAGTCTCGCGCCGAAATAATTCAAATGAGAAGAGGGTATTGTGTCAGAAAGCTTTGCCTCCACCGCAAACCACGGCTTATTGTCCACCGCAACCAGAAAATCCACTTCCCGACCCTCCGCATCCCGCAGATAGTAAAGATCAGAGCGAAACCCAAAAACATCGCGCAGATAATGGACGAATTTTAATAGATGCCCCGCTACCAAGTTCTCAAACCTTGCGGACTCGTCCGAAAGAACCGACCAATCCCACAAATACAGCTTCGTCATTTTCTTCAAAGAGCGCAGCATTTTTTGCCGGAACGGGGAAAGGCGAAAATGGTAGTAAAAAAGCTCCAAAATGGCAAGATAGTTGGCAACCGTTTTGTAGGCAACTTGCAAATCCTCGCAAAGCGCGTTTACCGAAAGCAAAGACCCAACTTTCTCCGGAAGGAGGTCCGCCAAAATCTGCAAGGTGGAAACATCCCCAATATAACGCAGATCCCGAATCTCCTCCTTGATCAACCGATCCACCCGATCGCTTTGCCAGCGACGCCAAAATGTGATGTTTCTTTTCGAAAACGGTTCGGGAAACGGACCAAAGCGC
This window harbors:
- a CDS encoding ATP-binding protein, coding for MKNRYLLQEIIQDVKEKIVLLGGPRQVGKTTLSKQVGKFAYPNFSYFNWDYQPDRKDIVGYRFPAKAELLIFDELHKFRHWKTYIKGLFDRLGERHSFLVTGSAKMDLYRRGGDSLSGRCRYYVLHPFSLVELTGSKGRAKPFEELHFVDLVDGEKILQRLSRFGPFPEPFSKRNITFWRRWQSDRVDRLIKEEIRDLRYIGDVSTLQILADLLPEKVGSLLSVNALCEDLQVAYKTVANYLAILELFYYHFRLSPFRQKMLRSLKKMTKLYLWDWSVLSDESARFENLVAGHLLKFVHYLRDVFGFRSDLYYLRDAEGREVDFLVAVDNKPWFAVEAKLSDTIPSSHLNYFGARLRIPFLYQVVFQPKIDIMVGNVRVISADKFLTAFV